The DNA sequence GTCCATTCAGTAATGTCAGGAAGTATTTTTGTTTCGTCATCAACTGTCTTTACGGATTCAATCCATGTCATCCAAAGAGGCATAGCTTCTAAATCACTCCATACGTTCCAGACTTTCTCAATAGGAGCTTCTATGTCATTGATGACTGTATGTTCTAGCCAATGTCCCATAATTAGAAATTTGAATGATTATTTTTAAGCTACTGAGCTTTTTAGGATTTCAGTAGCAGCTAGATGACCGCTCATAGTCGCACCCTCCATAGAATCAATGTAATCCTGACGGGTATAACTTCCTGCTAAAAAGAAATTACTCACAGGAGTAGATTGTTTAGGTCTATAGGGTTCCATACCTGGTGATTCCCGATATAGAGATTTTGCAAGCTTTACAACATTGCTCCACATTAGATTTAGGTCTTTTGAAGATGGGAAAAGCTCTCTTACTTGAGAATCAGTATGAAGAACAATATTTTCATTGGATTGTGAAATCCATGGATCACCTGGTGTAAGAACACATTGTAGTAATGAGCCTAGGCCTTCTTTCCGATAATCTGTTGGACTGGTTATTGCAAGATCTGCAAAACAGCTGAAGTCTGCATCTGCTGTATATAAAAGATTGTCTAGACCTGCAGGATTTTGAAGATCAACTTTAGCTGAATCATTATTGAGCTCAGTTACCCATCCGTCATAACGTAGCTGAACAGTTGCTACGGGGACAGCTTCGAGGTTATTAATTGCAGAAAAGAGAGGGAACTTATGCCATTCTTTAGGAATGATTTTTTGTATTCCAGGAACATCGCAAGCTGCAAGATATTGGTCGGCTTCAACACGGATTTCACCTGAGGGTGTATTGACTATGATTCCAGTGACTTTGGTATCAACATTATTTTCAAAACATATTTCTTTAACACGATGTCTGAGATTTAGCTTTCCACCTTTCTTTTCGATATATTCTAAAATTGGCTTTGTAAGCCATTTGTGAGGAGAACCTTTTAGCAGGTTTAACTTCGAAGCCTCAGTTTTAGCAGCAAACATCATAAATATCGTCAACATGCATCTTGCTGAAATTGATTGACAATCAATAAAACCTAGAGCATAAGCAATTGGATTCCACATTCGGTCGATGCTATTAAGACTCCCACCATGACTTAAGAACCATTCTTGAAAACTTATTGAATCCAGAGCTCTGATGGTTTTCATTGCCCCTTCATAATCAACTAGTCCCTGCACGATTGGACTAGTGCCTAGAGCTAGTGCATTACGTAATTTATCTATCCAATTCAGTTGAGGGGTTGTAAAAAAAGCTTTTAGGCCATTAAATGGAGCCCCCAAAGCAAAGCGAAAGTCCAGAGATTTAAGGTCTCCACCTTTATTTACAAATAGATGAGTGTGATCTTTGGGCAATAAATTTTCAATTGCGCCAACTTTTTTCATTAATGAAAAAAGATTGGTGTAATTGAAGAAAAATACATGTAATCCCATTTCTATATGATTGCCTTCGGGATCTTCCCAACTGCCGACTTTCCCTCCTACGAAAGGCCTGGCTTCATAAAGATCTACTGAATGCCCAGCATCCAAAAGGTCTACTGCTGCAGACAGTCCTGCAAGACCAGAGCCAACTATTGCAACTTTCACCTGTTTTTATAGAAACAATTTAATAACTCTATTAATAAGAGGTTCCATTTTCCAGAAGACAAAACACTAAGTTTCTCAATAAAGTGACCTTAAGGCATTCCGATCATTTATGAGCACATCACAGCCAGTTGTTGAAACCCATACCGCTCGTGATGGGAAAGGCATCATCATTACTCAAACGGCCATGAATCAGTTGGCCAGATTATGTAGTGAACAAGGCAAAGATAAAGTGCTTCGTGTTGGGGTTCGCTCTGGTGGTTGCAGTGGAATGAGTTACACAATGGATTTTATCTCCAATCAAGAGATTCAAGAAGTTGATGAAACCTATGAATATCAGTCGCCTGGAGGTAAATCTTTTCAGGTTGTTTGTGACCCTAAAAGTCTTTTATATATTTATGGAATGCAACTGGATTTCAGTACTGATTTAATTGGTGGTGGATTTAACTTCACCAACCCAAATGCAACTCAAACATGTGGATGTGGCAGTTCTTTTGCTGTTTGAATCAGCTTTAATTATTTTTTAATCTACACAGAAACCAACCATGGAGAGTAATCAGGACAACCTTTTTGATCAAGCGATGTCTCGATATCAAGCTGGAGAAGATGTGAAAGAAGTTTTAAAAGAGTTCGAGAAGATTACGTCTATTTCTCCTAACCAATCTGCCGGTTGGACATGCCTTGCTTGGTTGCAATTGCTCTGCGACTTGAAAGAAGATGCTCTTCGCTCTGCGAGAATGGCTGTGAGGCTAAATGGACAAGATCCCCAAGCTAGAGTGAATTTAAGCCTTGCTTTACTGGAGACAAATTCAAAGGGGGTTCGAGATCATATTGAGTTTGTGAAAAAAGCATTGATGTTTGTTCCTGAAGTTGAGAAAGAATTAAAAATTTCTATAGAAGATGGTTTAAGCAGAAAACCTGAGTGGCAATCATTAAAGAAAATTAAAACCTGGCTGGACTTTTAATTTGTCAAAAATTTTATTGATAAGTAATGGGCATGGCGAAGATTTATCAGGTGCATTATTAGGCATGCAATTGCAAGAGAATGGCCATACAATACATTCTTTTTCTTTTGTGGGTAAAGGTAATGAATATAAGAAACGTGGAATAATAAATTTTGGTTTTTGTCAAGAATTTAGTACTGGTGGTATTGGCTATACAAGTTTTATGGGGCGCTTAACTGAACTATTTGAGGGTCAATTAATGTATTTAGTTCGTAATTTCCTAAGGTTATTAAGGCTCGCTAAGAATTACGATCTTTTAGTAATAGTTGGTGATGTTGTTCCGGTTTTTGCTGCTTGGCTTAGTCGTCGGCCGTCTGTAGTTTATTTAGTCGCTTACTCAAGTCATTATGAAGGTAAACTCCGATTGCCTTGGCCCTGTAAGAATTGCTTATTAAGCAGAAGATTTTTAGAGATATATTGTAGAGATCAATTAACCGCAGATGATTTAAGTATTCAACTTCAGCGCAAAGTATTATTTCTAGGTAACCCTTTTATGGATCCTGTATTTACTAAAAAAGCTCGAGTATTGCCTGAAGTTAATATCAGACTAGGTCTATTGCCTGGCAGTAGAAGACCTGAACTAGATAATAATTTAAATGCAATAATGCAAGTTCTGACTTTCCTGCCAGAAGAAATATTTACTTATCCGAATGGAAGCATAGACATTGCGTTGGTAGGCTCTATGACTAAAGAAGATTTGGAAGTTTTAATGCTTAAATGTGGCTGGAATATAAGAACAATAGGTACTAAAAGTAAGTTAATTCAATTATTTAATGGTAATTATAATGTTAATGTTTATTGGGATTCATTTGTAGAAGTAGTGCAGAGTAGCGATTTATTGCTAGCTATGGCTGGGACCGCAGCTGAGCAGGTTGTTGGCCTTGCAAAACCTGTGGTCCAATTGCCTGGATTAGGTCCTCAGTTCACCTCTTCTTTTGCAGAGGCTCAGAGAAGACTGCTTGGTCCAACAGTATTTTGTGCTGAGAAAAGTATTCGTCAAAAAGGTAGTACTTCGAAAGATACTGCGAATCTTATTATGAAATTATATGAGAGGGTTAAGAGAGATAATCGATTAAAGGATGAATGCATGAAGCAAGCTTTACTTCGTCTTGGGAAAGAAGGTGGAACAAGAAGAATTACAGACTCTATCGAAGATAATTGTTTATTGATAAATAACTATGTATAATATACTGACTAAATACTTTTTAATTATTCAATACAGCATTTATAGCACTTTCTAGTTGAGGGTGTTTGAAGATAAATCCTAACCTTTTTAACTTTTTTGAATTTACTTTTTGTCCCTCAAGAACAACTTTAGCTCCATCTCCTAAGAGTAACTTGAGAATTGCACCTGGCACTGGTAAAAGATTTGGGCGATTTAAACTTTTTCCTAACGTTTGAGTAAATGTATTCATGCGAACAGGATTGGGAGATACACAATTAATTGGCCCTGAGAAAGACTGAGTTGTAAGAACCTTTTCAATAATCTTGCATAAATCATTTCTATGAATCCAGCTCATCCATTGCATACCATTACCTAAAGGACCTCCAAACCCTGATCTAAATATTGGTAGCATTTTCCCTAATGCTCCCCCATCTTTTTCAAGAACTATTCCTATTCTGATGACTACTAGTCTTGTTCTGTTTGGCTTTTGAGCAGCAATACTCTCCCATTCTTTACATAGATTTGCTAGAAAGTCTTTTCCTGATGAGCTTTCTTCACTGAACACTGCATCTTGACTAGTTCCATAAAAACCAATAGCGGATCCATTAACTAGAACTTTTGGGGGGTTTTTTGATCTAACCATCGCATTAATTAAATGCTTGGTCGAATCCAATCGACTATTTGCGATTAATTGACAATGTTTCTTTGTCCAACGCTTTTCTGCTATAGGTTCTCCCACAAGATTAATTACCCCTTCAGACTCAATGATTGCCTTTTGAAGGTTGGCACTTTCCCAACTAATTGCAGATGCTGGATTTAACGAGATATAAGAGTAATTTTCGCTTTTTATTTGGAAAGGGGATGATCTTTGACTTTTTCTACTTACAACCGTAACAAAATGGCCTGCTTGTATTAATTGTGGCACTAGTTCTCGGCCAATAAAACCACTACAACCAAGAAGAAGTAATTTCATAAGGTCCTCATAGCATTGATAGAACTAAACTTGATGCTAGAAACTAATTATGACTGAGTTTATATCTCATCTCTTTTTTCTATGACTGACAGCTCTTTTTCAGTTCCAAAGCCAAAACCCTTGAAAAAGGGTTCATTAGTACTAGTGAATCGTGAAGCATATGAGTCAAGCTTGGAAGCTTTGGCTAGTGATGCATTGCCCCCTCAATATATTTTTGAAGGTCCTGGTGAGATTTTGATGGTTAAAGGTGACTATGCACAAGTTAGATGGAGAAGACCTGTGCCTGATGTATGGTTAAGAATTGATCAACTAAAAGCTTGGGCTGAATGAAAGTGAATTTATAAAATTATGCAATAGTCAGATGTTGCTTTTCTTTTCGAAGTAAAAGACGTTTTTTCTTTGCTTGATTAAGCATTTCTTGCCCATCATGAAGATAATCATCTACATAGCCTTGACTATAAATGCTAAATTCATGCAAGGCATCTTCTAATTCAGAGAAACAATGATAAAGGTTTAAACTAAAGCTTTTAACTGATTTAGGAGTTATACGAGAAGAATAAATTTGATGAATTTTTTTCATTTTTTTTTGGCTTTTATCAATGTAATTGCAGAAGCTATTCATAAGATAATCATCATAAGGGTCTGCTGATAGCTCTTTTAGTTTTTTTGAAAAAGGACTAATAATCTCATACACCAATCTATCTATCGGCATGTATACTTCTTTTATCCATAAAGCTAGTGATAAATCCCTTATTGAACTTTCTTTGTGGTTTTGTTTCGATGAATCAGCTTGATAAACAGTCTCACAATTTTTCTTAATATCTTTATTTTTGTAGAAGCTAATATCTTGTTTTTCTTTATCATATGAATCTTTTGTTCCTTTGCTCTTTAGTATTTCCCAGGCTGCATTAATATTCAGAATTGTCTTTTCATCACCACCCTTATCTGGATGATATTTTTTGACTAATTTTCTATAGGCAGACTTTATTTCTTTAAAACTGGCTTTCTCTGATACTTGGAGTATTTGATAAGGATTGATTTTCATAAATTAATATTTGTGGAAGAGAGTTGTTAGATGTAGCCATCTGGCCGGGGTGGTATGGATGAAACACTATTAAACATAGATGTAGATAAATAGCGTTCGCCAAAACTAGGAAGAACAACTAAAAGGCGTTTGTTTTTCATTTCTTTTCGTGAACCTACTTTAAGTGCTGCTGCAACAGCTGCTCCACTACTAATCCCGCTAAGTAATCCTTCTTGACGAGCTAATTGCCGACCAATTTCCATTGCTTGATTATCATCAACTTCAATAACTTCATCTATTAATGCAGTATCTAAAACACTTGGAATAAAACCTGCACCAATGCCTTGAATGTGATGTGGATTAGCGCTTTTACCAGAGAGAACGGCACTAGCAGATGGCTCTACTGCATAAATTAAAATTTTTGGATTCCTTTGTTTTAGCAATTTTGCACAACCGGTGATGGTTCCTCCTGTTCCTACACCAACAACCAGCCCGTCGATTTGACCATCACAATCAACCCAAATTTCTTCTGCGGTTGTTTGTTCATGTACTTCAGGGTTAGAAGGATTATCAAATTGTTGTAGTAAATAAGCATCCGGTAGCGAAGAAACAATTTCTTGAGCCAAAGTGATAGCTCCCTGAATTCCTTCTTTTCCTGGCGTGAGTTGTAGCTCTGCACCATATGCCCTAAGCATTGATCGCCTTTCGATACTCATTGTGTCGGGCATCGTTAGGATTAACCGATAACCTTTAGCAGCCGCAACCATTGCAAGAGCTATGCCTGTATTTCCGCTAGTAGGTTCTACTAAGACGGTTTTACCAGGCACAATAGTTCTATCTTTTTCTGCAGCAGCAACCATTGCACCTGCAATACGGTCTTTGACTGAGGCTGTAGGGTTAAAGCTTTCTAGTTTTGCGATTAATTCTGCTTCGCATCCAAATGCTTTTGGTAAGCGATTAAGCCTTACCAAAGGAGTCTTGCCGACTAAAGTGGTGATATCAGATGCAATTGGCATTATCGCTTTGGTTCAGTTTGGGTATAAAGATATTTAATTAAATACATAACTAAATTGTCTCATTTAAAATACAAAATAAATTAAATTTATAAAAGTAGGAGATTCTTGTGTTCGTAATTGAGCTTGCCCTTAAATTCAGTCCTCTCCCATTAGCTGTTCAGCGAAAGAAATTAGAGGATGCAAAGGCTCTTTATAATACTGTTCGAGAATGCCTAGAGAATGGGCACCCAAAGCTTTTAGAATTAAATTGCGAACAACTTAAAGATAAGAAGATTGCCGTTTTGAGTAGTGAGCTGCTGGCAGTACAGATTTATGAAAAAACAGCAGTTGGTGGCGGAATCAAGAGGCCAGGGTTTTCCTTTGATGAATGAATTAAGGGTATCCAGCGAAAAGGAAAAGCAAGATTTAGAGCACGAAGATCTTGCACTAGAATTAGTAAAAGTGTCTTTTTCTTGGAATACAGGTACTAAAGCTTTAGATCAATGCAACTTGGTGATACCAAGGCCAGGCTTGTGGATGATCGTTGGTTGTAATGGAAGCGGCAAAAGTACTTTATTTCGTTTGATTAGTGGGATGATTAAACCTCAAAAAGGGGAAATCCAATGTTCATATAAAACAGCGTTAATGTTTCAGAATCCAGACCATCAATTGCTTTTACCCAGTTGCGGTAGTGATTTGATGTTAAGTGCGCCTCAAGACCAACCTAGGGAGGAATTAAGGGAGAGAATCAATTCTGCATTGCAGCAGGTTGGGTTGGCAGGCATGGCTCCTAGGCCAATCCATACGCTGAGCGGTGGACAGAAACAGCGCTTGGCCCTTGCAAGTGCATTGGTTAGCAATTCGAATTTATTGCTTCTTGATGAGCCAACTGCTCTTTTGGACCCATTAAGTCAAAAATCTATTTTGGAACTAGTCAAGAGTCTTTCTAGACGAGCTAAGAATCCAATTTCTGCTTTATGGATAACCCATCTTATCCAAGAGCTTGCTTATTGTGATGGTGCAGCAATGATGAAAAATGGAAGAATAGGCAACTGGCAACCTGGTCATGAATTAATGAACAATTTAAAATGACTTGCAGTAATGCATAGAACAAGGCTAAGTTCTTTGAGTTCTTTCCTCGGTAGCTCAGCGGTAGAGCGATCGGCTGTTAACCGATTGGTCGCAGGTTCGAATCCCGCCCGGGGAGTTTTATTTAACCTTTTCAAGGCCTCCTGATATTTCAGGGGGCTTATTTTTTAAAGGCTATATCTTAGTTTTCAGACAATGGTTCAAGATATCTCTCCCGCAAGCTAGCCCTTATTAAGTCACCAGAAAAGGTGACATTTTAAGGGGAAATCATTTCAATAGGGGTTAGTCTCTAACCAGCTGAAGCAAGTACCACCAACTATTAGATGTAATTTTTTGATTGGGATATATCGATTTTACCGCTTCTACCAAAAAGTGCATTCCTGCTTATTCTTGTTTTGATTCCCAGAATGATCTCGCTAGAATTGAGTTTGTTAGGATTACGTGAACTTAGGAATAATTAGTGGCCAAAAACTTTGCAAATGCCTTCTTCTATTAACTTGTCGAGTTCTAATCAATTTGATTTTAAACAGCAATTACTGGTTTTAGGATGTGGCGGCCATAGTAAAGTTGTTACTGAGGTTGCTGAAGCAATTGGATTTAACTATATAACTTATATGGATACTTCTAAGGAAGAAAAAATTTTTTTTGGCAAACAAATTGTTAAGCAAGTCAACGAAAATTATAATGGTTATTTTTTTGTTGCTATAGGTGATAACTATGTAAGACAGAAAGTATATAATCAATTTATAACTGCTCACAAACGTGCCAAGTGTATTTCTCTAATCCATCCCAAGAGTTGTATATCCTTTAGAACCTCAATAGGAGAAGGAAGTATTATTATGCCACTATCTGTTGTTAATAGCAGCACTACTTTGGGTAAATGTGTAATAGTAAATACATCATCGTCTGTAGATCATGACTCGGTTTTAATGGATTTTTCTTCCCTGGCACCTGGAGTTCATATGGGAGGTAATGTCAGTGTAGTGATTAGAAGTGTGATCTCGATTGGTTCTTCAATTAAGCATGGTGTTGAAATTGGAAATGATGTTGTTGTTGGTAGCTCATCATTGGTTTTAGATGATATTGAAGATAATTCTGTTGCATATGGAATTCCATCAAGATTTATAAGAAAAAGAAAATTAGGAGAGCAATATTTGTAGATTTCGGAATAATTATTTAACACAAAAAAATGCTTTGAATATATTGTTTAATTATCAATCTTCCTGCTTTAGGCTCCTAAAGAAATGGAATAACTTTAAAAGTTTAAAGGCAAAAAGTAGAAATTGTATGCGTCGTCAACAACCAGTTCAGCTTGAGATTAATTATTAGAAGCCCCGCTCGAATACTTTTTTACTAGACCTTCTAGCAATACAGGATTCGGTTTTGTTTTCTTAGGTATCAAGTTCTTTATCTGCAATAGATTTCGCGGATTTTTCGCTCATAGGTTATTCTTCTGTGAATCTGCAAACAAAATAACGCTTGTAGTAAAGAGTCCAAATTTGCATAAGCGATTATTTCTTCCTTCCCGATTTACTTCCATCGCCCAATCTAATGAAGCCCTCTATTTTGCTAATTGAAGATGATAAGGACATGAGGGAACTAGTTGCTGGTCATTTGGAACATTGTGGATTTGATGTTCAACGAGCTGAGGATGGTATTAGGGGGCAAGCTCTTGC is a window from the Prochlorococcus marinus str. MIT 9211 genome containing:
- the zds gene encoding 9,9'-di-cis-zeta-carotene desaturase — translated: MKVAIVGSGLAGLSAAVDLLDAGHSVDLYEARPFVGGKVGSWEDPEGNHIEMGLHVFFFNYTNLFSLMKKVGAIENLLPKDHTHLFVNKGGDLKSLDFRFALGAPFNGLKAFFTTPQLNWIDKLRNALALGTSPIVQGLVDYEGAMKTIRALDSISFQEWFLSHGGSLNSIDRMWNPIAYALGFIDCQSISARCMLTIFMMFAAKTEASKLNLLKGSPHKWLTKPILEYIEKKGGKLNLRHRVKEICFENNVDTKVTGIIVNTPSGEIRVEADQYLAACDVPGIQKIIPKEWHKFPLFSAINNLEAVPVATVQLRYDGWVTELNNDSAKVDLQNPAGLDNLLYTADADFSCFADLAITSPTDYRKEGLGSLLQCVLTPGDPWISQSNENIVLHTDSQVRELFPSSKDLNLMWSNVVKLAKSLYRESPGMEPYRPKQSTPVSNFFLAGSYTRQDYIDSMEGATMSGHLAATEILKSSVA
- a CDS encoding HesB/IscA family protein: MSTSQPVVETHTARDGKGIIITQTAMNQLARLCSEQGKDKVLRVGVRSGGCSGMSYTMDFISNQEIQEVDETYEYQSPGGKSFQVVCDPKSLLYIYGMQLDFSTDLIGGGFNFTNPNATQTCGCGSSFAV
- a CDS encoding tetratricopeptide repeat protein gives rise to the protein MESNQDNLFDQAMSRYQAGEDVKEVLKEFEKITSISPNQSAGWTCLAWLQLLCDLKEDALRSARMAVRLNGQDPQARVNLSLALLETNSKGVRDHIEFVKKALMFVPEVEKELKISIEDGLSRKPEWQSLKKIKTWLDF
- a CDS encoding lipid-A-disaccharide synthase-related protein, which gives rise to MSKILLISNGHGEDLSGALLGMQLQENGHTIHSFSFVGKGNEYKKRGIINFGFCQEFSTGGIGYTSFMGRLTELFEGQLMYLVRNFLRLLRLAKNYDLLVIVGDVVPVFAAWLSRRPSVVYLVAYSSHYEGKLRLPWPCKNCLLSRRFLEIYCRDQLTADDLSIQLQRKVLFLGNPFMDPVFTKKARVLPEVNIRLGLLPGSRRPELDNNLNAIMQVLTFLPEEIFTYPNGSIDIALVGSMTKEDLEVLMLKCGWNIRTIGTKSKLIQLFNGNYNVNVYWDSFVEVVQSSDLLLAMAGTAAEQVVGLAKPVVQLPGLGPQFTSSFAEAQRRLLGPTVFCAEKSIRQKGSTSKDTANLIMKLYERVKRDNRLKDECMKQALLRLGKEGGTRRITDSIEDNCLLINNYV
- a CDS encoding TIGR01777 family oxidoreductase — protein: MKLLLLGCSGFIGRELVPQLIQAGHFVTVVSRKSQRSSPFQIKSENYSYISLNPASAISWESANLQKAIIESEGVINLVGEPIAEKRWTKKHCQLIANSRLDSTKHLINAMVRSKNPPKVLVNGSAIGFYGTSQDAVFSEESSSGKDFLANLCKEWESIAAQKPNRTRLVVIRIGIVLEKDGGALGKMLPIFRSGFGGPLGNGMQWMSWIHRNDLCKIIEKVLTTQSFSGPINCVSPNPVRMNTFTQTLGKSLNRPNLLPVPGAILKLLLGDGAKVVLEGQKVNSKKLKRLGFIFKHPQLESAINAVLNN
- the ndhO gene encoding NAD(P)H-quinone oxidoreductase subunit O, whose translation is MTDSSFSVPKPKPLKKGSLVLVNREAYESSLEALASDALPPQYIFEGPGEILMVKGDYAQVRWRRPVPDVWLRIDQLKAWAE
- a CDS encoding J domain-containing protein is translated as MKINPYQILQVSEKASFKEIKSAYRKLVKKYHPDKGGDEKTILNINAAWEILKSKGTKDSYDKEKQDISFYKNKDIKKNCETVYQADSSKQNHKESSIRDLSLALWIKEVYMPIDRLVYEIISPFSKKLKELSADPYDDYLMNSFCNYIDKSQKKMKKIHQIYSSRITPKSVKSFSLNLYHCFSELEDALHEFSIYSQGYVDDYLHDGQEMLNQAKKKRLLLRKEKQHLTIA
- the cysK gene encoding cysteine synthase A encodes the protein MPIASDITTLVGKTPLVRLNRLPKAFGCEAELIAKLESFNPTASVKDRIAGAMVAAAEKDRTIVPGKTVLVEPTSGNTGIALAMVAAAKGYRLILTMPDTMSIERRSMLRAYGAELQLTPGKEGIQGAITLAQEIVSSLPDAYLLQQFDNPSNPEVHEQTTAEEIWVDCDGQIDGLVVGVGTGGTITGCAKLLKQRNPKILIYAVEPSASAVLSGKSANPHHIQGIGAGFIPSVLDTALIDEVIEVDDNQAMEIGRQLARQEGLLSGISSGAAVAAALKVGSRKEMKNKRLLVVLPSFGERYLSTSMFNSVSSIPPRPDGYI
- a CDS encoding ABC transporter ATP-binding protein, whose amino-acid sequence is MNELRVSSEKEKQDLEHEDLALELVKVSFSWNTGTKALDQCNLVIPRPGLWMIVGCNGSGKSTLFRLISGMIKPQKGEIQCSYKTALMFQNPDHQLLLPSCGSDLMLSAPQDQPREELRERINSALQQVGLAGMAPRPIHTLSGGQKQRLALASALVSNSNLLLLDEPTALLDPLSQKSILELVKSLSRRAKNPISALWITHLIQELAYCDGAAMMKNGRIGNWQPGHELMNNLK
- a CDS encoding acetyltransferase — protein: MPSSINLSSSNQFDFKQQLLVLGCGGHSKVVTEVAEAIGFNYITYMDTSKEEKIFFGKQIVKQVNENYNGYFFVAIGDNYVRQKVYNQFITAHKRAKCISLIHPKSCISFRTSIGEGSIIMPLSVVNSSTTLGKCVIVNTSSSVDHDSVLMDFSSLAPGVHMGGNVSVVIRSVISIGSSIKHGVEIGNDVVVGSSSLVLDDIEDNSVAYGIPSRFIRKRKLGEQYL